In Lodderomyces elongisporus chromosome 1, complete sequence, a genomic segment contains:
- the ANT1 gene encoding ADP/ATP carrier protein yields MSLSPIEKAASGALASAIANTLVYPLDLSKTIIQTQVKKHNHKSANPAGSATLPSPPQSETSDFEDSILKDSPTKDKDSGELKYKNTIDVLRKIYQKKGILGWYHGLLSTVVGTAAQNFSYFYWYSIVKKVYANIYKNISNHKPSTLTELFLGAVAAAISQCFTMPIGVITTQQQTDKHHKNFVQLIKEILDQDGISGLWRGLRVSLVLCINPSITYGSYERLKQVLYGSKEFLGPLESFSLGVLAKSLATVATQPLIVSKAMIQKKAKSKKPTDATATATATATTATSNSNLDKPPKKDEEDEDDEDEDIKFDHFTDALAHLWHTEKLHGLYKGIAPQLLKGVFVQGLLFMFKDQIDMSFLYLLSLIKGQRKLVKG; encoded by the coding sequence ATGTCCCTTTCTCCAATCGAAAAAGCTGCTTCTGGTGCTTTGGCATCGGCTATTGCCAATACGTTGGTTTACCCATTGGATTTGAGTAAAACCATTATCCAAACCCAGGTCAAGAAGCACAACCACAAATCGGCAAACCCCGCAGGCTCTGCAACTTTACCGAGCCCACCGCAATCAGAAACTTCCGACTTTGAAGACTCTATATTGAAGGATTCCCCCACCAAGGATAAGGATAGCGGCGAGTTAAAGTACAAAAACACAATCGATGTCTTGAGAAAAATCtaccaaaagaaaggaatTCTAGGCTGGTACCATGGTTTGCTTTCCACCGTAGTTGGCACCGCTGCTCAAAACTTTTCCTACTTTTATTGGTACTCCATTGTCAAGAAAGTATACGCCAATATCTacaaaaacatttcaaaCCACAAACCAAGCACCCTTACAGAGCTATTCCTTGGTGCAGTTGCCGCAGCAATATCACAATGTTTCACCATGCCAATCGGTGTCATAACCACACAGCAACAAACTGATAAACACCACAAGAACTTTGTGCAATTGATCAAAGAAATCTTGGACCAAGATGGAATCTCAGGATTATGGAGAGGATTAAGAGTCTCTTTAGTATTGTGTATCAACCCCTCAATCACATACGGTTCATATGAAAGGTTGAAGCAGGTGTTATATGGAAGCAAGGAATTCTTGGGACCTTTGGAAAGTTTCTCATTGGGTGTGTTGGCCAAGTCCTTGGCAACCGTAGCAACCCAACCATTGATTGTCTCAAAAGCCATGATTCAAAAGAAGgctaaaagcaaaaaaccAACAGATGCAACCGCAACCGCAACCGCAACCGCAACAACCGCAACCAGCAACAGTAATCTCGACAAACCACCCAAAAAGgatgaagaggatgaagatgatgaagatgaagatatCAAGTTTGACCATTTCACCGATGCATTAGCCCACTTATGGCACACTGAAAAGCTCCATGGTCTTTATAAAGGTATTGCCCCACAATTGTTGAAGGGTGTCTTTGTCCAAGGATTATTGTTTATGTTTAAGGACCAAATCGATATGCTGttcctttatttattatccTTGATTAAAGGACAAAGAAAGCTCGTTAAAGGTTGA
- the PKA1 gene encoding camp-dependent protein kinase catalytic subunit — translation MNESSSSRAAGRPYDQIYNSGKPNLSGNGVQSNTVPDNNNNNNNNISSSNTTTTTTANNSSHSNETSTADVTMQGNIPKESPNSTNLSKKVSRHAYRDTTTKGKYSLNDFQILRTLGTGSFGRVHLTRSIHNGRFYAMKVLKKERVVNMKQVEHTNDERRMLKLAQHPFIIRMWGTFHDCHNLFMIMDYIEGGELFSLLRKSQRFPTPVAKFYAAEAFLAIEYLHDLDIIYRDLKPENILLDKNGHIKLTDFGFAKEVADVTYTLCGTPDYIAPEVVATKPYNKSVDWWSFGILIFEMLTGYTPFYDPTPMKTYENILNGTITYPDYLPPDILDLLQKLIVKDLTQRLGNLQGGSSDVKNHPWFKEVIWERLLSRDIETPYEPPITSGVGDTSQFDRYPEDKDLDYGISGVEDPYQHFFEDF, via the coding sequence ATGAACGAATCAAGCTCTAGTCGAGCTGCAGGACGGCCGTACGACCAAATCTATAACTCAGGAAAGCCAAACCTACTGGGAAACGGAGTTCAAAGTAACACTGTGCccgacaacaacaataataataataataatatcaGTAGCAGTaatactaccaccaccactaccgcAAACAACAGTAGTCACAGTAACGAGACTTCCACCGCTGATGTGACGATGCAGGGAAATATACCAAAAGAATCACCAAACTCAACGAATTTGAGTAAAAAAGTATCTAGACATGCATATCGAGATACCACAACAAAGGGCAAGTATAGTTTGAAcgattttcaaattttaaGAACGTTGGGAACTGGATCTTTTGGGCGGGTGCATTTGACGAGGTCCATACACAATGGGCGATTCTATGCCATGAAAgtgttgaagaaagaaagggtTGTGAATATGAAACAAGTTGAGCATACGAATGATGAGCGAAGGATGCTCAAGCTTGCCCAGCATCCATTCATCATTCGAATGTGGGGTACCTTCCATGATTGCCACAACTTATTTATGATTATGGATTATATTGAAGGGGGTGAGTTATTTTCGTTATTGCGAAAGTCGCAACGGTTCCCTACGCCGGTGGCCAAATTCTATGCTGCCGAGGCCTTTTTGGCGATTGAGTATTTGCACGATTTAGACATTATTTACCGTGATTTGAAACCCGAAAACATTTTGCTTGATAAAAATGGACACATAAAGTTGACCgattttggttttgccAAGGAAGTCGCAGATGTGACGTACACGCTATGTGGTACTCCAGACTATATTGCGCCTGAAGTTGTAGCGACAAAGCCTTACAACAAATCAGTGGACTGGTGGTCGTTTGGAATATTAATCTTTGAGATGCTTACTGGGTACACGCCATTCTACGACCCAACACCTATGAAGACGTATGAGAATATATTGAATGGAACGATAACATATCCCGACTATTTGCCACCTGATATTTTAGATCTTTTGCAGAAATTGATTGTGAAGGATTTGACTCAGCGATTAGGTAATTTGCAAGGAGGATCCAGTGATGTGAAGAACCATCCATGGTTTAAAGAAGTGATTTGGGAGAGACTACTATCAAGGGATATCGAGACACCATACGAGCCGCCGATTACCTCGGGAGTGGGTGATACTTCGCAATTTGATCGATACCCCGAGGACAAGGATTTGGATTATGGAATAAGCGGAGTCGAGGACCCATACCAACATTTCTTTGAGGACTTTTAA